One region of Desulfuromonas sp. genomic DNA includes:
- a CDS encoding cytochrome-c oxidase: MSEQHEHIVSYKLFAIVWSALLILTGVTVWVAQYNLGAFNIWVALGIASLKSGLVVAFFMHMKYEQPLFKIALISTLTILAIFIGFTFFDVLYR, from the coding sequence ATGTCTGAACAACACGAACATATCGTCAGTTATAAATTATTTGCCATTGTCTGGTCGGCCCTGCTCATCCTGACCGGAGTGACAGTCTGGGTCGCCCAGTATAACCTCGGTGCGTTCAATATCTGGGTGGCCCTGGGAATTGCGTCATTGAAGTCGGGTCTGGTTGTTGCGTTTTTCATGCACATGAAATACGAACAGCCGCTGTTCAAGATCGCGTTGATCTCGACGTTGACGATCCTGGCAATATTTATCGGCTTTACTTTCTTCGATGTGCTTTACCGCTAA